The sequence CCACCTCGCCTTCAACCTGCGCTTTGACCGAGCCGTGCTGTCCGGCACGGCGCGCCTCTTCGAGTGCCAGTTTGTCGTCGTTCATAAAAGGTCCTTCCGGTAAATCAACAAATAAATCGAAGAGGGCTATTGGTCTCTAAAGGGGCGTCGCTGTTGGTAGAGTTTCAGTCGCAGGTTGGCTGGCTCCTCATTTTTTGCCTCGGGGAAGGTTAAAGCCCGGGTCTGCCATTTAATCGCTTCTCTGAAGTTGCGAACTTCAGCATAAGCTGCGGCCAAAGTTTCCAGTGACCCTGGACTTTTCCACGCTGTCAGCTCAGCCCCTTTCAGGGCGTACTGCACCGCCTGTTTTCCATTCCTCAAATCGGCCCGGGGGGAAGTCGCTAGCAGCCAGGCTAAGGAGTTATAGGCCTCGGCATGTTTCGGATCAATCACGATAGCCTTGCGGTAATCTGCTATGGCTCCAGCCGGATCGCCTTTCAATTGTTTGGCGAAGGCACGGTTGAAAATGCCCGAGACATTTCGCGGCTCGAGCTCCAAGCCTTTGGTAAAGTCCTCAATTGCGCGGCTGAGATCGCCGCTGTGTCCCCGAGCGAATCCACGATTGAAGTAAGCCATCGCGAAACGCGAATCGGTTTCAATGGCTTTGTCGAAATCAGCGATGGCCTTTTGGAAGTCTCGTCGGTCGAGCCAGATGTGACCGCGATTGTTGTAAGCCGATGCGTATCTGGGATCGATCTCGATCGCTTTGGTGTAGTCGGCGATGGATCCGTCAAGATCGCCTTTCGCTTTTTTCGCGATGGCGCGATTGTAAAAAGCTTTCGCCAGCCGCGGATCGATCTCAATGGCACGCGTGAGGTCGGCGAGTGCGCCATCGAAATCACCGAGGTCGTTGCGAGTCGCGCCGCGATTGTTGTAGGCCATCGCGTACTGCGGATCGACTTCAATAGCTTTGGTGAACTCCGCGATCGCACCGGCGCGATCACCTTTGGCGTGAAGCGCTTTGCCGCTTTCGTTAAAGTTGACCGCAGCCGGCGCTTGGGCGTGAGCCCCACCCGCAAAAACCATCAGAAGCAGGACAAGTTTGATTGATCGCATGGTGCGTT is a genomic window of Pyrinomonadaceae bacterium containing:
- a CDS encoding tetratricopeptide repeat protein — translated: MRSIKLVLLLMVFAGGAHAQAPAAVNFNESGKALHAKGDRAGAIAEFTKAIEVDPQYAMAYNNRGATRNDLGDFDGALADLTRAIEIDPRLAKAFYNRAIAKKAKGDLDGSIADYTKAIEIDPRYASAYNNRGHIWLDRRDFQKAIADFDKAIETDSRFAMAYFNRGFARGHSGDLSRAIEDFTKGLELEPRNVSGIFNRAFAKQLKGDPAGAIADYRKAIVIDPKHAEAYNSLAWLLATSPRADLRNGKQAVQYALKGAELTAWKSPGSLETLAAAYAEVRNFREAIKWQTRALTFPEAKNEEPANLRLKLYQQRRPFRDQ